Proteins found in one Calditrichota bacterium genomic segment:
- a CDS encoding XTP/dITP diphosphatase, with protein MTIVLATKNKDKIREIKKILSDLSIELKTMADFPDMPDVEEDGATLEENALKKAVEFHNFTGLPALADDTGLEVDALSGAPGVYSSRFAGEEASYADNRKKLLEELKGVPEEKRGAQFRCVVAFVDGSYQMTTEGIVRGKILTEERGNGGFGYDPVFWLPEFEKTFAEMDLDKKNGISHRGIAFRKMKAKLEAYLSRRP; from the coding sequence ATGACAATTGTTCTCGCAACAAAGAATAAAGACAAGATTCGGGAAATTAAGAAGATTTTATCGGATTTGTCGATTGAATTAAAGACCATGGCCGATTTTCCGGATATGCCCGATGTAGAAGAAGACGGTGCCACACTGGAAGAAAATGCCCTTAAAAAGGCCGTGGAATTTCACAACTTTACGGGACTTCCGGCGCTTGCGGATGATACGGGGCTGGAAGTCGATGCCCTGTCCGGGGCTCCGGGTGTGTATTCCAGCCGGTTCGCGGGCGAAGAGGCCAGTTACGCGGACAATCGAAAGAAATTGCTTGAGGAATTAAAGGGCGTTCCTGAAGAAAAGCGAGGCGCTCAATTTCGCTGCGTCGTTGCGTTTGTGGACGGGTCTTACCAGATGACAACCGAGGGAATCGTGCGGGGGAAAATCCTTACCGAAGAACGGGGAAACGGCGGTTTCGGTTATGACCCGGTTTTTTGGCTGCCGGAATTTGAAAAAACATTTGCGGAAATGGATCTGGACAAGAAAAATGGCATCAGCCATCGGGGAATAGCGTTCCGAAAAATGAAAGCGAAATTAGAGGCCTATCTTTCCCGGCGTCCCTGA
- a CDS encoding GAF domain-containing protein has product MENPSEHIASEGNSGKNLDSRIVYAVVLLTLVIGFFLGDYFGGPFSIAVRLILLVIIAVILYFFMVPESVENGFPESDQDDPENDDENGVSGQDRLIETDNKLPEKRSSALNENSENNMPENEKFDFYQEIDRFFRHLMKMVKSTFVANSAVIFLYDQMLRQLRIEYAATETEPTLFEGDAVDIEGTLPGNVFRSRESLLEQNIPNELQVAGYYRTPAPIKSFLGVPIQVNGNTVGVLAIDSTNEEEFGESDRDLLESFQGLIAQGFSIMAERERYALVNRSLEAQQVLMRQLNEEDSLENILNGFTHACRMVFQYDRITISMLNSDTKETAKIVRVIGQVDDFGEGTEFNVFDGLTGWVIRKNRPLLLADLEKGELFRPRFTKEEKSNYELRSFLGVPISYQQSIYGAVSIESKHPDFYSEWDQKILGLMANQIGLALSNMLNKPVDMNKGMQIPVDKLT; this is encoded by the coding sequence ATGGAGAATCCGTCAGAACACATAGCTTCCGAGGGTAACTCCGGGAAGAATTTGGATTCCCGCATTGTTTATGCGGTCGTCCTACTCACACTGGTCATTGGATTCTTTTTGGGTGATTATTTTGGCGGGCCCTTTTCAATTGCAGTTCGCTTGATTTTGTTGGTCATAATCGCTGTCATTCTCTATTTTTTCATGGTGCCGGAATCGGTTGAAAATGGCTTTCCGGAAAGCGATCAGGATGATCCGGAGAATGACGATGAAAATGGGGTGAGTGGGCAAGACAGACTCATCGAAACAGACAACAAATTACCTGAAAAAAGGAGTTCTGCTTTGAATGAGAATTCTGAAAATAATATGCCTGAAAATGAAAAATTTGATTTTTACCAGGAAATTGACCGTTTTTTTCGTCATCTAATGAAAATGGTAAAATCAACGTTTGTAGCCAATTCAGCCGTTATTTTTTTGTATGATCAGATGCTTCGGCAATTGCGGATTGAATATGCAGCAACCGAGACCGAGCCCACTCTTTTTGAAGGGGACGCTGTGGATATTGAAGGAACCCTGCCCGGAAACGTGTTCCGCAGTCGGGAGTCCCTGCTGGAACAAAATATCCCGAATGAGCTGCAGGTAGCCGGTTATTATCGAACACCCGCACCCATCAAATCCTTTCTGGGGGTGCCCATTCAGGTGAATGGAAATACCGTGGGCGTGTTGGCCATTGACAGCACCAATGAGGAGGAATTCGGAGAAAGCGATCGGGACTTGCTGGAGTCGTTCCAGGGTCTCATTGCGCAGGGTTTCTCGATCATGGCCGAAAGGGAACGGTATGCTCTGGTAAATCGTTCTTTGGAAGCGCAGCAGGTCCTCATGCGGCAATTGAACGAAGAGGACAGTTTAGAGAATATCTTAAACGGATTTACACACGCCTGCCGGATGGTTTTTCAGTATGATCGCATTACGATTTCGATGTTGAACTCCGATACGAAAGAAACCGCTAAAATTGTACGCGTCATCGGGCAGGTGGATGATTTTGGAGAGGGAACCGAATTCAATGTGTTTGACGGACTGACCGGTTGGGTGATCCGAAAAAACCGCCCCCTTTTGCTGGCCGATCTTGAAAAGGGGGAATTGTTTCGTCCGCGCTTCACAAAGGAAGAAAAATCGAATTACGAGCTGCGATCCTTTTTAGGAGTGCCGATTTCTTATCAACAAAGCATTTATGGGGCCGTCAGCATCGAATCGAAACACCCCGATTTTTATTCGGAATGGGATCAAAAAATACTGGGTTTGATGGCCAATCAAATCGGATTAGCACTGAGCAATATGTTGAATAAACCTGTAGATATGAATAAAGGAATGCAAATTCCTGTTGACAAATTGACGTAA
- a CDS encoding serine protease, producing the protein MALGAVSFFFLSQTLLFAGDTQLLPQLEKEMVSLVNKGQKVSVSVIAQSKIEPSQQTLSKSSNSQNSSRMIISKTIGSGFIYSRNGYIVTKNSIVAGADQIHVLLFNGDSLNAELIAVDPEIDLAILRVNKRDLPAPEFAPPEDLHVGSWVIVMGKSIGFSTAISFGMIQGVSQEGFLRVGVQVSPGIIGAPIFNFKGQIVGLLFAKVLANESDYAAYSLDDHFREGLALPIAQVRKRINRLIAMSQKRRGWLGITVSNKPGTSSIDTLVITHVFPNSPAYLAGIQAGDYILEFNGNRVHNLRDLLNQINAHNPRSRVSFTLLRNGKKFSRMVVLGERPPLTKIQKIVKRNFSIQSPGKSRAKNYRPVQSQRNMLLRIQRLEREVRFLQKQIKKN; encoded by the coding sequence ATGGCCCTGGGGGCAGTGAGTTTTTTCTTCTTATCGCAAACGCTGCTTTTTGCGGGTGATACCCAATTACTGCCTCAACTGGAAAAAGAAATGGTTTCCCTTGTGAATAAGGGACAAAAAGTCAGTGTGAGCGTCATTGCCCAGTCAAAAATTGAGCCTTCGCAGCAGACCTTATCCAAGTCCTCCAATTCCCAAAATTCCTCCCGAATGATTATCAGCAAAACCATCGGTTCGGGTTTTATTTACAGCCGGAATGGCTACATTGTGACCAAAAACAGTATCGTTGCCGGTGCAGACCAGATTCACGTTCTTCTGTTTAATGGGGATTCGTTGAATGCGGAACTGATCGCCGTTGATCCCGAAATCGATCTGGCTATTCTGCGCGTAAACAAAAGAGACCTACCGGCTCCCGAATTTGCGCCTCCTGAAGATTTACATGTCGGAAGCTGGGTTATTGTTATGGGAAAATCCATTGGATTTTCCACAGCCATTTCATTTGGAATGATTCAAGGCGTGTCTCAAGAAGGGTTTTTGAGGGTTGGGGTTCAGGTGTCTCCCGGAATTATCGGTGCCCCCATTTTTAATTTCAAAGGACAAATTGTCGGTCTTCTGTTTGCCAAAGTTTTGGCAAATGAGAGCGATTATGCGGCTTATTCCCTGGACGATCATTTTCGGGAGGGTCTGGCACTGCCTATTGCTCAGGTTCGCAAGAGAATCAATCGGCTCATTGCGATGTCCCAAAAACGCAGAGGGTGGCTGGGCATTACCGTTAGTAATAAGCCGGGCACCTCCTCAATCGATACACTTGTAATTACCCATGTTTTCCCCAACAGCCCCGCGTATTTGGCAGGCATTCAGGCAGGCGACTATATTCTGGAATTCAATGGTAATCGTGTTCATAATCTCAGAGATTTGCTGAATCAAATCAATGCCCACAATCCCCGGTCACGAGTTTCGTTTACGCTTTTACGAAACGGGAAAAAGTTTTCTCGGATGGTTGTTTTGGGAGAACGTCCCCCTCTGACCAAAATTCAGAAAATCGTAAAGAGAAATTTTTCGATTCAATCCCCGGGAAAAAGCCGTGCCAAAAATTATCGGCCGGTACAGAGCCAACGAAATATGTTGCTGAGAATTCAACGTCTGGAACGAGAGGTTCGTTTTTTACAGAAACAGATCAAGAAGAATTAA
- a CDS encoding sigma-70 family RNA polymerase sigma factor, with protein MSDQSGSLPQKNNDFQEPYNSLEDEDLIEKFQQGDIKAFNEIVRRYKDPLLNFVYRFLGNRTESEDIVQETFLRVFRNKHAYRKVAKFSTWIYTIAGNLAKTELRKRKKRNLFSISDIGYEDKDYEISDESLSPEKTVNSSMYDEIIQKEIQNLSPKFREVIILRDIQELSYEEISKIIKIPIGTVKSRVNRARLRLQERLKFLWDKRQVPPGKE; from the coding sequence ATGTCTGATCAATCCGGCTCATTGCCCCAAAAAAATAATGATTTTCAAGAGCCCTACAATTCTCTTGAGGATGAGGATCTGATTGAGAAATTTCAGCAGGGAGATATTAAGGCCTTCAATGAAATTGTCCGGCGCTATAAGGACCCGCTTCTCAATTTTGTTTATCGCTTTTTAGGAAATCGGACCGAATCCGAGGATATTGTACAGGAAACCTTCCTCCGTGTTTTTCGCAATAAACATGCCTACCGCAAAGTGGCCAAATTTTCTACGTGGATTTACACCATTGCCGGGAATCTGGCAAAAACGGAGTTACGAAAGCGCAAAAAACGGAATCTTTTCTCGATTAGTGATATTGGTTATGAAGACAAAGATTACGAAATATCAGATGAGTCGTTAAGTCCTGAAAAAACAGTCAACAGCAGCATGTACGATGAAATTATTCAAAAGGAAATACAAAATCTGTCGCCCAAATTCAGGGAAGTTATTATTCTGCGAGATATACAGGAACTTTCTTACGAAGAGATTAGTAAAATTATTAAAATTCCGATAGGTACGGTGAAATCCCGTGTCAACCGGGCACGTTTGCGGCTTCAGGAACGACTAAAATTTTTATGGGATAAACGCCAGGTGCCGCCCGGAAAAGAATAA
- the holA gene encoding DNA polymerase III subunit delta, with amino-acid sequence MSMAIIQPETFQKHLQSGKIEPVYLFYGSEDYLIKGSLKQITDKLISKEVRDFNYDLLYGEEVTGETIIGIATSFPMMAQRRLVIVQHVDRLNEAGKRLLLRYVENPAPQTVLVLVSDRNDLKKFHNDILKKAVGVPFKPLTETKILQWIFSHVRERGKEISPKAAQLLVARMGRSLQDIANEIDKLVQYAKNQIEITEETVEKVVGISRTFNIFEVWDSLGEKKFARSVAIVRRMLEVGDSPVYMVTMLTSYFSKLARVKALQKKGASVKDIAVQTHTPPYFVNKYIAQAGKYTESELIRNFQFLLEADRNLKSHYQHPRLIMDLLVYHLTHANKNV; translated from the coding sequence ATGAGTATGGCCATCATTCAACCTGAAACCTTTCAAAAGCATCTTCAGTCCGGAAAAATAGAACCGGTGTATCTGTTTTACGGCAGTGAAGATTATCTGATTAAAGGTTCCCTTAAGCAGATTACGGATAAACTAATCTCAAAGGAAGTCCGGGATTTTAATTATGATCTGCTGTATGGGGAGGAAGTCACCGGGGAGACCATTATCGGGATTGCCACCTCTTTCCCCATGATGGCTCAAAGGCGGCTGGTGATTGTACAGCACGTGGATCGCCTGAATGAAGCCGGAAAACGGCTGCTGCTCAGATATGTGGAAAATCCCGCTCCGCAGACAGTTCTTGTACTGGTGTCGGATCGAAACGATCTTAAGAAATTTCATAACGATATCCTCAAAAAAGCGGTGGGTGTGCCGTTTAAACCCCTGACAGAAACCAAGATATTGCAGTGGATTTTTTCCCATGTTCGGGAGAGAGGCAAGGAAATCTCCCCTAAAGCCGCTCAACTTCTGGTTGCCCGGATGGGACGATCCCTTCAGGATATTGCCAATGAAATCGATAAATTGGTCCAATATGCTAAAAACCAAATTGAAATTACAGAGGAAACGGTTGAAAAAGTGGTAGGAATATCGCGCACATTCAATATCTTTGAAGTGTGGGACTCTCTGGGAGAAAAGAAATTTGCGCGCAGTGTGGCTATTGTCAGGCGAATGCTGGAGGTAGGCGATTCACCGGTTTATATGGTAACTATGCTCACCTCCTATTTTAGCAAATTGGCACGGGTCAAGGCTCTCCAAAAAAAGGGGGCATCGGTTAAGGATATTGCCGTGCAGACCCACACGCCTCCCTATTTTGTTAACAAGTATATTGCACAAGCGGGAAAATACACCGAAAGTGAGCTCATTCGGAATTTTCAATTTCTGTTGGAAGCCGATCGCAATCTAAAATCGCACTATCAGCATCCGCGCCTCATTATGGATTTGTTGGTTTATCACTTAACGCATGCGAATAAAAATGTCTGA
- a CDS encoding methionine/alanine import family NSS transporter small subunit, which translates to MTKGAVVFMILILGIIWGGFTVTLVTALRKEKKKKR; encoded by the coding sequence ATGACAAAAGGCGCCGTTGTTTTTATGATTCTTATTCTTGGAATTATCTGGGGCGGTTTTACCGTTACCCTGGTAACGGCCCTCAGAAAAGAGAAGAAAAAGAAACGGTGA
- a CDS encoding sodium-dependent transporter → MEKREEFSSRLGLILAAMGMAVGAGNIWRFPRMVAQNGGSAFLIPWVIFLFLWSIPLLMVEFTMGKTARMGTIGAFGTFMGKKFAWMGAFVGFCTMGIMFYYSVVTGWSLHYFIQASLGQLNHVDPGAYWTHFTGSPLPLFDHLIAISVASWIVLQGVAGGIERANKLLIPSLFVLVIIASIRAVTLPGAAEGLNFLFNPDFSKLIDFRVWLEALSQSAWSTGAGWGLILTYGVYLKKDEDVVLNSFVTGLGNNSASLFAALAIIPTVFALLPLTTALNAMKSGNTGLTFITIPKLFEKMPAGQLFAALFFLALTFAALSSLISMVELATRLFMDMGLNRKKAIRLVWIVTLFLGAPSALSLKFFNNQDWAWGVGLLVSGLFFSLAVIKFGVSRFRKELLNSKDSDIRVGKWFDYIVRFVIPLEFAAMLVWWFYQSVTAYDPKGWWNPFHTYSLGTCLLQWGVVLLFFIGFNKWLVRWTLEREGT, encoded by the coding sequence ATGGAGAAGCGAGAAGAATTTTCTTCCCGGCTGGGGTTAATTTTGGCCGCAATGGGGATGGCCGTAGGCGCCGGAAATATCTGGCGGTTTCCGCGAATGGTGGCTCAAAACGGGGGGAGCGCGTTTCTGATTCCATGGGTTATTTTCCTTTTTCTGTGGTCCATTCCCCTCTTGATGGTTGAATTTACAATGGGGAAGACGGCGAGGATGGGGACGATTGGCGCTTTTGGAACATTCATGGGAAAGAAATTTGCCTGGATGGGAGCGTTTGTCGGTTTTTGCACCATGGGCATTATGTTTTATTATTCCGTTGTTACCGGATGGAGTTTGCACTATTTTATTCAGGCATCTCTGGGACAGCTGAATCACGTCGACCCCGGAGCCTACTGGACGCATTTTACCGGATCCCCCTTGCCACTGTTCGATCACCTTATTGCCATTAGTGTGGCCAGCTGGATTGTTTTACAGGGGGTGGCGGGCGGAATTGAGCGCGCCAATAAACTGCTGATTCCTTCCCTTTTTGTTCTGGTGATCATTGCCTCCATTCGGGCCGTTACCCTGCCCGGAGCGGCAGAAGGATTAAATTTTCTGTTCAATCCGGATTTTTCCAAATTAATTGATTTTCGTGTGTGGCTGGAAGCCCTTTCGCAGTCTGCCTGGTCCACCGGAGCCGGCTGGGGCTTGATTTTGACCTACGGGGTGTATCTCAAAAAGGATGAGGATGTGGTGCTCAATTCTTTTGTCACGGGATTGGGAAATAATTCTGCCTCCTTGTTTGCGGCACTGGCTATTATTCCGACCGTATTTGCCCTGCTTCCTCTGACAACGGCTCTGAATGCCATGAAATCCGGAAATACGGGTCTGACGTTTATTACCATTCCCAAACTTTTTGAGAAAATGCCCGCCGGTCAACTTTTTGCCGCGTTGTTCTTTCTGGCCCTTACATTCGCCGCTCTTTCTTCCCTGATTTCCATGGTTGAGCTTGCTACGCGCCTTTTTATGGACATGGGGTTAAATCGTAAAAAAGCGATTCGACTGGTTTGGATCGTCACCCTTTTTCTGGGTGCGCCCTCTGCCCTTTCCCTGAAATTTTTTAACAATCAGGATTGGGCCTGGGGGGTCGGATTGTTGGTAAGCGGACTCTTTTTCTCACTGGCCGTGATTAAATTCGGGGTGTCTCGTTTCCGAAAGGAGCTTTTGAATTCAAAGGATTCGGATATCCGCGTGGGGAAATGGTTTGACTATATTGTGCGATTTGTCATCCCCTTGGAATTTGCAGCCATGCTCGTCTGGTGGTTTTACCAATCGGTTACCGCTTACGATCCGAAAGGCTGGTGGAATCCTTTTCACACATACAGTCTGGGAACCTGTCTTCTGCAATGGGGGGTGGTTCTCCTCTTTTTTATTGGATTCAATAAATGGCTGGTTCGATGGACTCTCGAAAGGGAGGGCACATGA
- a CDS encoding PilZ domain-containing protein, whose protein sequence is MDTQIQTFTKPQKERRRYYRLRPSMPEKILAEIFFLGNKHCTVQVVNLSPGGVLVYTTHCAEKFHKGDILPRIDLQFPHKSPITYAGEIVRLEPTGDPDAIYCAIKFEKFGGLTGTKIPSKKAAKINTVQEEAIFLTRLRQAENYTNQDSIQDEIRMRTHVYESFRDITEHLRMEERWFFLEVLDELKRQEPAYSQGLLKEYLRFCTGEDRTTQVASDNKIKTFLKNFL, encoded by the coding sequence ATGGACACACAGATTCAAACGTTTACCAAGCCACAAAAAGAACGCCGCCGTTACTATCGGCTCCGACCCAGTATGCCGGAAAAAATTCTGGCGGAAATATTTTTTCTCGGGAACAAGCATTGTACGGTTCAGGTCGTAAACTTAAGTCCGGGGGGCGTCCTGGTGTATACGACCCATTGCGCCGAAAAATTTCACAAAGGAGATATCCTTCCGCGCATAGATTTACAGTTTCCTCACAAATCGCCAATTACGTATGCGGGTGAAATCGTCCGCCTGGAGCCCACAGGTGATCCTGATGCCATTTATTGTGCCATCAAATTTGAAAAATTCGGTGGACTAACCGGCACCAAGATCCCGTCCAAAAAGGCAGCTAAAATCAACACCGTTCAAGAAGAAGCCATTTTCTTGACACGCCTTCGCCAGGCTGAAAATTACACAAATCAGGATTCCATTCAGGATGAGATTCGGATGCGAACCCACGTTTACGAATCCTTTCGTGATATTACAGAACATCTCCGAATGGAAGAGAGGTGGTTTTTTTTGGAGGTGCTGGACGAATTGAAACGCCAGGAACCGGCTTACTCGCAGGGGCTTTTGAAGGAATACCTGAGATTTTGCACGGGAGAGGATCGCACCACCCAAGTGGCTTCAGACAACAAAATCAAAACCTTTCTAAAAAATTTTCTGTAA
- a CDS encoding (2Fe-2S) ferredoxin domain-containing protein encodes MENAQKTPYTCHIFVCTNDRQGRRRSCADDGGVSIREELKQRVRENGWNEKVRVSQSGCLGQCEKGPNVMIYPQNLWFSHVTQRDIGSILEQIEKSLTL; translated from the coding sequence ATGGAAAATGCACAAAAAACACCCTACACCTGCCACATTTTTGTTTGTACGAATGACCGCCAGGGCAGACGCCGGTCGTGCGCCGACGATGGAGGTGTCAGCATTCGGGAAGAGCTTAAACAAAGGGTCCGGGAAAACGGATGGAATGAAAAGGTACGTGTTTCTCAAAGCGGCTGCCTGGGACAATGTGAAAAGGGGCCCAATGTAATGATTTACCCCCAGAATCTCTGGTTTTCACATGTTACCCAAAGAGATATCGGGAGCATTTTGGAGCAAATAGAAAAATCATTAACTTTGTAA